TATGCCGAACTGGCGCGGCAAAGCAATCGCTTCGCGAATCTGCTGCGGCAATTGGGCTGCGCGCCGGGTACCGTCGTGTTCGTGCTCGCCGAGCGCATCCCCGAGCTCTTTGTGAGCGTGCTCGGCAGCCTGAAATGCGGCTGCGTCGCCTCCCCACTGTTTTCCGCGTTCGGCCCGGAGCCGATCGCGACGCGCATCAACCTGGGCAGGGGCAAGGTGCTGGTGACCACCGATCTGCTCTACGGGCGCAAGGTGGCGGGCTGGCGCGAGGCAATGCCGACGCTCCAGCATGTGCTGCTCGTCGCGGCGGAGGGTGGCCAGACCGCAGTGCCCGGCACCCATGACTTCGCCTCGCTGATGGCGGCAGCGAGCGACGCGCCGGTCGCTGGGGTCACTGCGGCAGAAGACCTCGCGCTGCTGCATTTCACCAGCGGCACGACTGGCACCCCGAAAGGGGCGATGCACGTCCATGCGGCGATGCTGACCCATTGGGCGACCGGCTACTATGCGCTCGACCTGCACCCCGACGACATCTTCTGGTGCACCGCCGATCCGGGCTGGGTGACGGGCACCTCCTACGGCATCATCGCGCCGCTCCTGCACGGCGTGACGAGCCTCGTCGACCGCGAGGAGTTCGACGCCGAGCGCTGGTATGGCATCTTGCAGGATCAGGGTGTCACGGTCTGGTACACGGCGCCGACGGCGATCCGCATGCTGATGAAGGCCGGCGCGGAACTCGCGCAGCGATATCGTTTTCCGGCGCTGCGCTTCATCGCCAGCGTCGGCGAACCGCTCAACCCGGAAGCAGTGTGGTGGGGCAAGGAAGTGTTCGGCCTGCCGATCCACGACAACTGGTGGCAGACCGAAACCGGCGGCATCATGATCGCCAACACACCCGCCTTCGATATCAAGCCAGGCTCGATGGGTCGGCCGCTGCCCGGCGTCGAGGCGACGATCGTGAAGCGTAACGAGGAGGACGACGTGAGCGTGATCGACACGCCCGATGTCGAGGGCGAACTGGCGCTGAAAGCGGGCTGGCCGTCGATGTTCCGCGGCTATCTGAACAACGAAGAACGCTATCGCAAGTGCTTCGCCGGCCCGAACCATGAGTGGTATCTGACCGGCGATCTGGCCAAACGCGATGCCGACGGCTATTTCTGGTTCGTCGGTCGTCTTGATGACGTGATCAAGTCGGCCGGTCATCTGATCGGGCCGTTCGAGGTCGAAAGCGCGTTGATGGAGCACCCGGCGGTCGCCGAAGCCGGCGTGATCGGCAAGCCCGACCCGGTGGTCGGCGAAATGGTCAAGGCCTTCGTCTCGCTGAAGAAGGGCTGGGAAGACAGCGAAGCCTTGCGCCGCGAACTGCTCGCCCATGCCAGAAAGCGCCTCGGCGCCGCCGTCGCGCCGAAGGAAATCGCCGTATTGGCGAGCCTGCCGCGCACCAGGAGCGGCAAGATCATGCGCCGGCTGTTGAAGGCGCGCGAGCTGGGGCTGCCCGAGGGTGACACCTCGACGCTGGAAGGAGGTGCGTGAGATGGTCATCGAGCATCGTCCGCCGCCTCCACCCAGCGGTCCCGTGCCCTGGGAGAAGGACTTTGCCCTGAAGATGCTGGCCGACATGGTGCGCATCCGGCGGATGGAGGAGAAATGCGCCGAGCTCTATGGCGCCGGCAAGATCCGCGGTTTTTTGCATCTGTACATCGGCGAGGAGGCGGTGGCCGTCGGCGCGCTGCATGCGCTGCGCCCCGAGGACAACGTCGTCGCCACTTACCGCGAGCATGGCCATGCGCTGGTGCGCGGTCTGTCGATGAACGCGATCATGGCCGAAATGTTTGGCAAGCAGGAAGGCTGCTCGCGCGGCCGTGGCGGCTCGATGCATCTGTTCGACAAGGCCACGCGGCTGTATGGCGGCAATGCGATCGTCGGCGGCGGCCTGCCGCTCGCCACCGGTCTCGGCCTCGCCGCCAAGATGCAGCGCGAAGACCGCATCACCGCCTGTTTCTTCGGCGATGGCGCAGTGGCCGAGGGCGCTTTCCACGAGGCGATGAATCTCGCCGCGTTGTGGCGGCTGCCGGTGCTGTTCTGCTGCGAGAACAATCTCTATGGCATGGGCACCGCGATCGAGCGGGCCGAGGCGGTGACCGATCTTTCCGCCAAGGCCGCCGCCTACGGCATGCCGGCATTCCGGGCCGACGGCATGGACATCGTCGCCGTGCATGAGACCACGCGCGCGGCACTGGCGCGGATGAGAAGGGATGGCGGTCCGGTGTTCGTCGAGTATCGCACCTATCGCTTCCGCGCCCATTCGATGTTCGATGCGGAGCTGTATCGCGACAGGGACGAGGTCGAAGCCTGGAAGGCATGCGGGCCGATCCACACCTTCAGCGCGCGCCTCAAGGCCGAGGGCAAGCTGAGCGAAGAGGAATTCCTCGCCATCGATGCGCAAGCGCAGCAGGAAGTAGCCACCGCGGTCGCCTTCGCCGAAAATGGCAGTTGGGAGCCGGTCGAGGCGCTGCTCAGGGACGTGTATTCATCATGAGACGGAAGCTCACTTACCGCGAGGCGATGCGCGAGGCGATGCGCGAGGCCTTGCAGAACGATCCGCGGGTCTTCCTGATGGGCGAGGACGTCGGCCGTTATGGCGGCACCTATGCGTTCTCGAAAGGCTTCCTCGACGAATTCGGTCCCGAACGCATCCGCGACACGCCACTGTCTGAGCTCGGCTTCGTCGGCACCGGCATCGGCGCCGCGCTGGGCGGGATGCGGCCAATCGTCGAGGTGATGACGGTGAATTTCAGCCTCCTGGCACTCGACCAGATCGTCAATACTGCAGCACTGTTACGCCACATGTCGGGCGGGCAGCTCTCGGTGCCGTTGGTGATCCGCATGGCCACCGGCGCCGGCCGTCAGCTCGCCGCGCAGCATTCGCACAGTCTCGAAGGCTGGTATGCACACATCCCCGGCATCAAGGTGCTGGCGCCGGCGACCATCGAGGATGCCCGTCACATGCTCGCGCCGGCGCTCGCCGACCCCGACCCGGTGGTGATCTTCGAACATGCCGGCCTGTTCAATATGGAAGGCGAACTGCCGGAGGATCCCGGCGTCGATATCGCCACCGCAAAGGTGCGCCGCGCCGGCCGGGACGTCGCGCTGATCACTTATGGCGGATGTCTTCCCAAAACCCTCGCCGCGGCGGAGAGGCTCGCCGCCGACGGCATCGAAGCCGAGGTGCTCGATCTGCGCGTGCTGCGCCCCCTCGATACCGCCAGCATCGTCGCGACAGTGACGAAATGCCATCGCGCGGTAGTCATCGACGAGAACTGGAAGAGCGGCGGCTTTGCCGCGGAGGTGATGGCGCGCATCATGGAAAATGCCTTCTTCGAACTCGATGCACCGGTCGCGCGCGTGTGCGCCGAGGAAGTGCCGATCCCCTACGCGAAACATCTGGAAGAAGCAGCATTGCCGCAGCCCGAGAAGATCGTCGCCGCGGTCAGGGAGATGCTCGGATGATCGAATTCAAATTGCCCGCGCTGGGCGCCGACATGGACGAAGGGACCCTGCTCGAATGGAAGGTGAAACCCGGCGACCGTGTCGAGAAGGGCCAGGTGATCGCGATCGTCGATACCGCGAAGGCGGCGATCGACGTCGAAAGCTGGCAGGCGGGCATCGTCCATCGCTTGATCGCCGAGCCTGGGCAGAAGATGCCGGTCGGCACCGTGATGGCCTTGCTGCTCGAACCCGGCGAGACACCACCGCCGGCCGAACCAGTGACGGCAACCACACAAACCGGCACCGGCGAAAGCCCGGACGTCGCGTCGAGCACTGGTGCACTGCGCAAAGTCGGCGCTGGCGGAAATGAGGACGTCCCGCCGGGCGCCGACTCGTCTCGGAAAGTCGGCGCTGGCGGGACGGCACCCCCAGCCGTTCCAGAGATGGGGGAACGCCGCCGCATCTCGCCGGCGGCGAGGAAACGCGCCGCCGAGCTGGGCATCGATGTCGGCAGCATCGCCGGCAGCGGACCGCAGGGCGCGGTGACGCTCGAAGATGTCGAAGCGGTAGCCCAGTCGCGCATGCCCAGCGCAGCGCAAAAGCCGACCACCGACCGTCGCGCCGAGATGCGCAAGACCATCGCCGCGGCGATGAGCCGTTCCAAGCGCGAGATCCCGCATTACTACGTCAGCGAGGACATCCCGCTTCCCCGCATGCTGGCCTGGCTGCAGGAAAGCAACGCGGCACGGCCGCTGGCCGAGCGCCTATTGCCGGCCGCGGTTTTGCTCAAGGCCGTGGCGCGCGCATTGGCCGACTATCCCGAGCTCAACGGCCATTATCTCGACGGCGGCTTCCGCGCGGCCGAGAAAGTGCATCTGGGCGTGGCGATCTCGCTGCGCGAAGGCGGTCTCATCGCCCCGGCGCTGCTCGATGCCGATACCAAGCCGCTCACAAAGCTGATGCAGGAGCTCGCCGACCTGGTGAGGCGCACCCGCGCCGGCACGCTAAAGCGCACGGAGCTGACCGATGCGACGATCACGGTGACCAATCTCGGCGACCAGGGCAGCCACGGCGTGTTCGGCGTGATCACGCCGCCGCAGGTGGCGCTGGTCGGTTTCGGGCGCATCGCCGAACGGCCGTGGGCGGAAAACGGGGGGCTCAAGGTGCTGCCGGTGGTCACCGCGAGCCTGTCGGCCGACCACCGCGTCTCCGACGGCCATCGTGGCGCGCTGTTCCTGCGCACGCTTTCCGATCTGCTGCAACAACCGGAGGAGCTGGCGAAATGAACCGCAACCAACTGCGTGACCTCGTCATCGCCACGTTGCAGAACATCGCCCCGGAAGTCGGGGGCGATACTCTGCGCGACGACCTGCCGCTTCGGCGCCAGGTCGATCTCGATTCGATGGACTGGCTCAATTTCCTGCTCGGTCTGAACAAGCGGCTGGGCATCGAAATCCCTGAAAAGGACTATGCGCGGCTGACGACGCTTGCCGCGCTGCTCGACTATCTCCAACATGAACTCACCGAAAGGAGTGCATCATGAAAGCCAACGTTCCAGCTGCCGGTTTCCGTCCCGTGCGGCGCGACCAGCTGCGCCCGGAACGGATCCACGACACCTACAAGCTCGGCCACAAGTTGAGCGAACCGTCGGTGTGCAAGGTCTGTGGCGCGATTTACCATGCCGGACGCTGGCAATGGGGCAGCCCGCCGGCAGGTGCGCATGAAGTCACCTGCCCGGCCTGCGCACGCATCCGCGACCATCTGCCGATGGGCTTCGTGCATCTGTCCGGCGACTACTTCGCGGCGCACCGCGACGAGCTCATCAAGCTGGTACGCCATCGCGAGGAAAAGGAAAAGGCCGAACACCCACTCGCGCGCATCATCGCCATCGAGGATCAGGCCGACGGCGGTGTGCTGGTGACCACCACCGACAGCCATCTGGCACGCGCCATCGGCGAGGCGCTCGAGCATGCCCACAAAGGCGAGCTCGAATTCCATTACAACGAAGGAGAGAACCTGCTGCGAGTGTTCTGGGAACGGTAGACGATTGCAGGCCGAAGCCGGATAATCGCCGTTCGCGCGGCCCGCCGCGATCGTTGCGCGGCGGGTTTTTCGTTTTCCCGTGCCCCCTTTTCCGATTGTGAGATTTCGATGGCCTCTGTGATGCCCGCCTCAAACCCGTCCCGGCTATTCCTTTCCGGTAACGAAGCCGTTGCCCGCGCCGTCTGGGAATCCGGCTGCAAGGTCGCCGCCGCCTACCCCGGCACGCCCTCGACCGAAATGCTGGAGGTCATCTCGACCTATCCGGAGATTTATTCCGAATGGTCGGTCAATGAAAAAGTCGCGCTCGAAGTCGCGATCGGCGCCGCGTTTGCTGGCAGCCGGGCGTTTTGCGCGATGAAGCACGTCGGCATGAACGTCGCCTCCGACGCGCTGATGACGCTGACGCTGACCGGCGTGATCGGCGGCCTGGTGATCGCCATCGCCGACGACGTCGGACTATCGTCTTCGCAAAACGAGCAGGATTCGCGCTTCTGGGGCCGCTTTGCCCATCTGCCGGTGTTCGAACCGGCCGACTCCCAAGAGGCCTACGAGATGACGAAACTGGCCTTCGATTTCTCCGAACAGCACCAGGTGCCGGTCATCCTGCGCATGACCACCCGCATCAATCACGTCAAGGGCCTGGTCAGCGTCGGCACGCGCGCCGAGCATCCGAACCTGGGCGGCTTCAAGAAGGATCCGGCGCGCTGGGTGATGACCCCGGCCGGTGCGGGCCGGCGCATCCCGCTGATGTTCGAGCGCGATGTGGCGCTTGCCGCCGCTGCCGAGGTGAGCCCGCTCAACAGCGTCGAATCCGGCCGCGATCGGCGCGTCGGCTTCGTCGCTTCCGGCCCCACCTACATGCATGTGAAGGAGAGCTTCCCGGACGCGCCGGTGCTCAAGCTCGGCTTCTCCTGCCCGGTGCCGGTCGAGAAGATCCGCACCTTCGCGGCCACGGTCGATAAGCTCATCGTCGTCGAGGAAGTCGAACCCTTGGTCGAAAAGGAACTCAAGGCCGCCGGCATCGCCTGCCACGGCAAGGACCTCCTGCCCAAGCAGGGGGAACTTGCGCCCAATGTGCTCAGGCCGGCGATCGCCAAGCTGCTCGGCGAGCCGGCGCCGGAGCATCTTGCCCCACCCGCGCCGGTGTTTCCGCGTCCGCCGACGATGTGTGTCGCCTGCCCGCACTTGGGCGTCTATTACACGCTGTCGCAGATCAAGAACATCACGATCTCCGGCGACATCGGCTGCTACACGCTCGGCGCCGGACATCCGTGGAACGCGCTCGACACGACGATCTCGATGGGCGCCTCGATGGGCATCGCGCTCGGCCTCGACAAAGGGCGCGGCGAAGCGGACAAGGACAAGCGCATCCTGGCCGTGATCGGCGACTCGACCTTTCTGCACATGGGCATGCAGGGACTGCTCGACATCGTCTATAACCGCGGCAACGTCACGGTGCTCTTGCTCGACAACCGCGCCGTGGGCATGACCGGCGGCCAGCCCGACCCGGGCAGCGGCCGCGACATTCATGGTGAGCCCGCGCCGCGCGTCGATTTCGCCAAACTGGTCGAGGCGCTCGGCGTCAAGAAGGAGCGCATCCATGTCGTCGACCCATATCAGCTGCCGGTGCTGTTCAAGGCCATCCGCGAGGAGATCAAGATTCCCGAGGTGTCGGTGATCATCACCGACCAGCCCTGCGTGCTGATCGACGACTACAAGAAGCAGAAGCCCTATGAGGTGCTCGACGCGAAATGCACCGGCTGCGGCAACTGCATCGAGGTCGGCTGTCCGGCGATCCATGTCGTGCGCCGCGAAAAAGCCATCAAACCTTCCGGCAAGGAGGTCGAGCTGCA
This genomic interval from Sulfuricystis multivorans contains the following:
- the acsA gene encoding acetate--CoA ligase; the encoded protein is MEPTAIIRKTPADWRVAPNFSDYGAERARFDWNAVAASLTGPMGVNIGWAATDRWLATKKAERVAFRFLAAGQPPKEMTYAELARQSNRFANLLRQLGCAPGTVVFVLAERIPELFVSVLGSLKCGCVASPLFSAFGPEPIATRINLGRGKVLVTTDLLYGRKVAGWREAMPTLQHVLLVAAEGGQTAVPGTHDFASLMAAASDAPVAGVTAAEDLALLHFTSGTTGTPKGAMHVHAAMLTHWATGYYALDLHPDDIFWCTADPGWVTGTSYGIIAPLLHGVTSLVDREEFDAERWYGILQDQGVTVWYTAPTAIRMLMKAGAELAQRYRFPALRFIASVGEPLNPEAVWWGKEVFGLPIHDNWWQTETGGIMIANTPAFDIKPGSMGRPLPGVEATIVKRNEEDDVSVIDTPDVEGELALKAGWPSMFRGYLNNEERYRKCFAGPNHEWYLTGDLAKRDADGYFWFVGRLDDVIKSAGHLIGPFEVESALMEHPAVAEAGVIGKPDPVVGEMVKAFVSLKKGWEDSEALRRELLAHARKRLGAAVAPKEIAVLASLPRTRSGKIMRRLLKARELGLPEGDTSTLEGGA
- the pdhA gene encoding pyruvate dehydrogenase (acetyl-transferring) E1 component subunit alpha gives rise to the protein MVIEHRPPPPPSGPVPWEKDFALKMLADMVRIRRMEEKCAELYGAGKIRGFLHLYIGEEAVAVGALHALRPEDNVVATYREHGHALVRGLSMNAIMAEMFGKQEGCSRGRGGSMHLFDKATRLYGGNAIVGGGLPLATGLGLAAKMQREDRITACFFGDGAVAEGAFHEAMNLAALWRLPVLFCCENNLYGMGTAIERAEAVTDLSAKAAAYGMPAFRADGMDIVAVHETTRAALARMRRDGGPVFVEYRTYRFRAHSMFDAELYRDRDEVEAWKACGPIHTFSARLKAEGKLSEEEFLAIDAQAQQEVATAVAFAENGSWEPVEALLRDVYSS
- a CDS encoding alpha-ketoacid dehydrogenase subunit beta produces the protein MRRKLTYREAMREAMREALQNDPRVFLMGEDVGRYGGTYAFSKGFLDEFGPERIRDTPLSELGFVGTGIGAALGGMRPIVEVMTVNFSLLALDQIVNTAALLRHMSGGQLSVPLVIRMATGAGRQLAAQHSHSLEGWYAHIPGIKVLAPATIEDARHMLAPALADPDPVVIFEHAGLFNMEGELPEDPGVDIATAKVRRAGRDVALITYGGCLPKTLAAAERLAADGIEAEVLDLRVLRPLDTASIVATVTKCHRAVVIDENWKSGGFAAEVMARIMENAFFELDAPVARVCAEEVPIPYAKHLEEAALPQPEKIVAAVREMLG
- a CDS encoding dihydrolipoamide acetyltransferase family protein — translated: MIEFKLPALGADMDEGTLLEWKVKPGDRVEKGQVIAIVDTAKAAIDVESWQAGIVHRLIAEPGQKMPVGTVMALLLEPGETPPPAEPVTATTQTGTGESPDVASSTGALRKVGAGGNEDVPPGADSSRKVGAGGTAPPAVPEMGERRRISPAARKRAAELGIDVGSIAGSGPQGAVTLEDVEAVAQSRMPSAAQKPTTDRRAEMRKTIAAAMSRSKREIPHYYVSEDIPLPRMLAWLQESNAARPLAERLLPAAVLLKAVARALADYPELNGHYLDGGFRAAEKVHLGVAISLREGGLIAPALLDADTKPLTKLMQELADLVRRTRAGTLKRTELTDATITVTNLGDQGSHGVFGVITPPQVALVGFGRIAERPWAENGGLKVLPVVTASLSADHRVSDGHRGALFLRTLSDLLQQPEELAK
- a CDS encoding acyl carrier protein; translation: MNRNQLRDLVIATLQNIAPEVGGDTLRDDLPLRRQVDLDSMDWLNFLLGLNKRLGIEIPEKDYARLTTLAALLDYLQHELTERSAS
- a CDS encoding BCAM0308 family protein, whose product is MKANVPAAGFRPVRRDQLRPERIHDTYKLGHKLSEPSVCKVCGAIYHAGRWQWGSPPAGAHEVTCPACARIRDHLPMGFVHLSGDYFAAHRDELIKLVRHREEKEKAEHPLARIIAIEDQADGGVLVTTTDSHLARAIGEALEHAHKGELEFHYNEGENLLRVFWER
- a CDS encoding thiamine pyrophosphate-dependent enzyme, which encodes MPASNPSRLFLSGNEAVARAVWESGCKVAAAYPGTPSTEMLEVISTYPEIYSEWSVNEKVALEVAIGAAFAGSRAFCAMKHVGMNVASDALMTLTLTGVIGGLVIAIADDVGLSSSQNEQDSRFWGRFAHLPVFEPADSQEAYEMTKLAFDFSEQHQVPVILRMTTRINHVKGLVSVGTRAEHPNLGGFKKDPARWVMTPAGAGRRIPLMFERDVALAAAAEVSPLNSVESGRDRRVGFVASGPTYMHVKESFPDAPVLKLGFSCPVPVEKIRTFAATVDKLIVVEEVEPLVEKELKAAGIACHGKDLLPKQGELAPNVLRPAIAKLLGEPAPEHLAPPAPVFPRPPTMCVACPHLGVYYTLSQIKNITISGDIGCYTLGAGHPWNALDTTISMGASMGIALGLDKGRGEADKDKRILAVIGDSTFLHMGMQGLLDIVYNRGNVTVLLLDNRAVGMTGGQPDPGSGRDIHGEPAPRVDFAKLVEALGVKKERIHVVDPYQLPVLFKAIREEIKIPEVSVIITDQPCVLIDDYKKQKPYEVLDAKCTGCGNCIEVGCPAIHVVRREKAIKPSGKEVELQFVRIETSVCTGCGLCVQPCAPDAIVPADPSKPIRLVKH